A part of bacterium genomic DNA contains:
- a CDS encoding dihydropteroate synthase codes for MILIGESINISSRKIGEAMRNRDKKPIQELALLQEEKGADMLDVNIGPARKEGKELMSWIVETIQEVSKLPLSLDTTNPEAMEGGLSLCRERPLINSASCQEERLLKMLPLASKYDCNIICLLLTDAGLPRDVDERASLSLNVIERANSLGIPNDRIFIDPVMFTVTVDQKQVVYFREFLEILPSLFDPPCKSTCGLSNVSQGIPSLELRSIMNQGAFCISHEAGIYSAIVNVLDDDFMETVSGIKKEGSVDGYLSKTSQEKKIKLEKTIRVLKNESLYCHSWLEL; via the coding sequence ATGATTTTAATTGGAGAAAGCATTAATATCAGCTCACGAAAGATAGGGGAAGCGATGAGGAACAGGGATAAGAAGCCAATTCAAGAATTGGCTCTCTTGCAAGAGGAGAAGGGTGCCGATATGCTGGATGTAAATATTGGCCCTGCAAGAAAGGAGGGGAAAGAGCTTATGTCTTGGATTGTTGAAACAATACAAGAGGTTTCAAAGCTTCCCTTGTCCCTTGATACAACAAACCCTGAGGCAATGGAGGGAGGGCTTTCTTTATGCAGAGAAAGACCCCTTATAAACTCTGCCTCCTGCCAAGAGGAGCGTCTTTTAAAAATGCTTCCTTTAGCTTCCAAATATGATTGCAATATCATCTGTCTCCTTCTTACCGATGCTGGGCTTCCAAGGGATGTTGATGAGAGGGCATCCCTTTCCTTAAATGTTATAGAAAGGGCAAATAGCCTTGGCATTCCTAATGATAGAATCTTTATTGACCCTGTAATGTTTACAGTAACCGTTGACCAAAAGCAGGTTGTATATTTCAGAGAATTTCTTGAAATTCTTCCCTCTTTATTTGACCCCCCTTGTAAATCAACCTGCGGATTATCAAATGTCTCACAGGGAATTCCCTCTTTAGAATTAAGGTCTATTATGAATCAAGGTGCATTTTGTATTAGCCACGAGGCAGGGATATACTCTGCTATTGTGAATGTATTAGACGATGATTTTATGGAAACAGTATCTGGGATTAAAAAAGAGGGTTCTGTAGATGGCTATCTTTCTAAAACCTCTCAGGAAAAGAAAATTAAATTAGAAAAAACAATAAGGGTTTTAAAAAATGAATCCTTATATTGCCATTCCTGGCTTGAATTATGA